The following are encoded together in the Peromyscus leucopus breed LL Stock chromosome 1, UCI_PerLeu_2.1, whole genome shotgun sequence genome:
- the Dcun1d3 gene encoding DCN1-like protein 3 encodes MGQCVTKCKNPSSTLGSKNGDRDPSSKSHSRRGAGHREEQVPPCGKPAGDILVNGTKKAEAAAEACQLPTSSGDAGRESKTNTEESSLQRLEELFRRYKDEREDAILEEGMERFCNDLCVDPTEFRVLLLAWKFQAATMCKFTRKEFFDGCKAISADSIDGICARFPSLLTEAKQEDKFKDLYRFTFQFGLDSEEGQRSLHREIAIALWKLVFTQNNPPVLDQWLNFLTENPSGIKGISRDTWNMFLNFTQVIGPDLSNYSEDEAWPSLFDTFVEWEMERRKREAEGRGALSSGPEGLCPEEQH; translated from the exons ATGGGCCAGTGTGTCACCAAGTGCAAGAATCCTTCATCAACCTTGGGCAGCAAGAATGGAGACCGGGACCCCAGCAGTAAGTCACACAGCAGGCGCGGAGCTGGCCACCGTGAGGAACAGGTGCCACCTTGTGGCAAACCAGCTGGGGATATCCTTGTCAATGGGACCAAGAAAGCAGAGGCTGCTGCTGAGGCCTGCCAGCTGCCAACATCTTCTGGAGATGCTGGGAGGGAGTCCAAGACCAATACTGAGGAGTCTTCCTTGCAGAGGTTGGAAGAACTGTTCAGGCGCTATAAGGACGAGCGGGAGGATGCAATCTTGGAGGAAGGCATGGAGCGCTTTTGCAATGACCTATGTGTTGATCCTACGGAATTTCGAGTGCTGCTCTTGGCCTGGAAGTTCCAGGCTGCTACCATGTGCAAATTCACCAG GAAGGAGTTTTTTGATGGCTGTAAAGCAATAAGTGCAGACAGCATTGATGGGATCTGTGCACGGTTCCCTAGCCTCTTAACAGAAGCCAAACAAGAAGATAAATTCAAGGATCTCTACCGGTTTACATTTCAGTTTGGCCTGGACTCTGAAGAAGGGCAGCGGTCACTGCATCGTGAAATAGCCATCGCCCTGTGGAAACTAGTATTTACCCAGAACAATCCTCCTGTATTGGACCAGTGGCTAAATTTCCTAACAGAGAACCCCTCGGGAATCAAGGGCATCTCCCGGGACACTTGGAACATGTTTCTTAACTTCACTCAGGTGATTGGCCCCGACCTCAGCAACTACAGCGAAGATGAGGCCTGGCCGAGTCTCTTTGATACCTTTGTGGAGTGGGAAATGGAGCGAAGGAAAAGAGAAGCGGAAGGGAGAGGTGCACTCAGCTCAGGGCCCGAGGGCTTGTGTCCAGAGGAGCAGCACTGA